Within the Musa acuminata AAA Group cultivar baxijiao chromosome BXJ2-9, Cavendish_Baxijiao_AAA, whole genome shotgun sequence genome, the region CTTAAGCAATGAATGAAAGGTCACTATCCTCCAAGGTGCATCAAGCAAAATCATGCAAACACATACTTGATCTGATATGCCTAGGAAAATAGGTATTGGACATACTGAAGATGGTCTCAATCTGAACATGCATTATTTCTCAACTCTTCATTTTCATGTCCCACCACTACTGAAAAGTGTATAGCATTTCGTCTCCTGATTACTTATCTCCGGGTTTTGCACCCAAAAAAGATTGCACAAGGATTGGTTTTGACTCAGTTTTCATCCCAGTTCCATCCCGTCCTATGTATAGTGATTAGAATATGAAACCACATAGGCAATCAAATGTAATATGTTAAGCTTGCTCTTTATGGTATTACAATTTACTTCCTCTTTTCTCGACTGATAGCTTCTGGACAGTAAGAATCACAACTACCCCATTTATGGCTCCTAGGTGCTACCACCAGTAGAAATAAGGAACTCAAGGACTACATGTTGGTTCTAGATTAAATTATCAATAAATTTTTCTCAATAGTGAAAAAAGTAGCCTACAAAGCAACAATAATCAATCAAGCAAAGTAATGACATTCACATAACATGGTATCTGAAAGAATTTCTATTTACCACACTCATAGTTCTCTATGGAACTGAGACCAGAAGCAGATATTAGCTTCCCAAAATCATCCAAATTTCCAGAAGCCCACGCCTTCAGTCCTACGATGCAAAAAAAATAGCATAAAGTTAGTGCAATTGAACCAGATGATGAAAAGGCCCAGAAAAGAACTATATGCAATTTCATTTTATGTTTAATAACCCCACAACTTTACTAGTTGCACTGTTCAAGACTACGCAAATTGATTTCTTATCATTTATTCCAACTATCTTTTATTATGTCATGAAAGTTATCGGATAGTAGTTCTGTTTGCCCACAGAATATATAACCAACAAATGGAAgttcatgacaggatcttcatacataagaaataaaaatatgttcatcTGAATATGAGGAAAAAAACCTTCCTTAACCCGCTTATTTTCTGAGAAGTAGTGGAGAGCTCTTTTTGCAAGATTCGGTTTTAAAATACTCTGCAAATGGAGAAGAGAAAAAGTAAATTAGAGAACCAAAAGAAAACAGTAGACAATGGACCAAAGTGTTCAACAATCCTTTACAGAGATAACTTTAAGCGGTTGGCTGGTTCAGTGTCAACTCCTTAGCAAATTGAATCAAAATAAATTGCTAAAATTGGTTCTGATAATTTTTTAATCGTAAGGTAATCCAATCTGACATAAACCACTACAGCTGTTCTTTCCGTTTTAACTTGTTATCAGACAACAGAATTATTTCATCAACTTCAGAAATAGAAAGCAACCTGTGAAAAGATTGAACAAAATTGACAGAAAGTGAGATAAATGCTATGGAAAGATATCAAACCAAAGAACATACCAATTCCAGTTTACAACATGGACATGCAGTCATGGGTAAAAAACAAAAGGATTTGTCTTGAGTCTTGACATTtccaaaattttaatttcttcATGGTACTGTACAACTGTACATGCTTGAGAAGTGATTCCAGGGTACGATGGATGTGGAAGTGATGGTGACTATAaaccaaggtttgaaatatcgtaccgcgtACTGTACCaacgtttcgacattcgctcggtacgatacgatacagtataccgctcggtatatatatatatatatatatatataccgttcggTAACGGAcagtccgtgtaccggtcagctgacgGACCGGCACATACTGCCGGTAcgggcagtattattcgaaactgtataccttacTATAAACAAAAAACTTCGGTCCATAATAGTTGAAATATCGAAACGGACAAGTTAGTTAAAAGCAAAAAGATTCATGATGAGAAAGAAAAACACTGGCTGAACTGATACCCACTAAATTAAGCATTTCTATTGAAGAGATCATGTTTGCGCATAAGTCAAGAGTTACATACAAACAAGAGAGATGCATGTCCATATCTTTTCATGTCTCACCAGAGAAATGGGACTTAGCTCAGTTATTGTTTAAAAGCTTGTTAGAACTAGTGGTAGACTGCACCAAATCATAAATTGGAGGAATGAATAAGTACCTTGTGTGCTTCAAAGGAGTCTGGATCAACTGGTAGGGCAAAGTAGAATAGATGTTATTAGACTCGATTCATCCTCACTAGGtaacttaaattattaaaaaaaatgaagttTCACACTTACCATTGCAAAGAAGAGGTTCCAAACTTCCATTACCCGAAGCACTGTAGATGTGGAATAGTAACACAACAGCATATATAAGAATTTCAATTAGAAGATATTACAAATCATCagtaaaatatttcatattttcccTACTTCAATTTGATGTTCTAAAATATTCTATGAGAACCAGTTGTCTCATTCAGGCACAAGAATCTCTGCCAAGATGTAACCAGAAAGAACTTGTGTTGATACATCTGGCACCTTTCTGTGCATGTTGAACAATGTACCATCAGTAAGAGTACAAATTGCATGGCTGGCATGTGTAGCACATAGATATCCACCTTCACCCTTCACCATGAATGAGACTCAGAATAAATCCAGTCAAAAAAAAGTTCCAAAGTTGGTTGGACAAACACCAGAAGCTGGCTACAAGGCTACATAAACCCGAAGCTAGCTAGAAAAGGGCAAACTGGTATTGCAAAAGGAGGCTTAGGAAGGCATGATGACAAAGCCTAACTATAACtcttatcatcatagaaattgCATTTGGTAGTCTTAGTTGTTTATATTTGGGGGCCAAAAACATGATTTGGAGGAATGAAATATGAACATAACATATCAAGATCATCCTCCTCAGCTGTGTCGATGCATAGGGTAACTTTCTGTGCATGGCTGGCATGTGCAGTACATAGATTTGAATCTTCACTATGAAGAACACTCCAAAGATATTTCCTTCACAATGAATAAGTCTCGGAATATTCCAGTAAAAAATAATTCAAGTTGGTTGGACAAACACCAGAAGCCAGCTACAAGGCTACATGAGCTCAAAGCTAGCTAGAAAAGGGCAATCTGGTGTCACATAAGGAGGCTTAGGAAGGCATGATGATGAAGCCTAAACATAACCTTAAGTTATCATCATAGAATTTGCATTTGGTACTGACTTGGTTGTTTAGGTTTCGGAACCAAAAATATAGGTTTCAGAGGAATGAAATATGAGCTTCATATCATATCAAGATCATCCTCCTCATTAGTATATATAATGTCACTAGGATATGAAGAAGTTGGCATGAACAACTTCTATTCAGGATGTTCCTTGTAGGAACCTCCTACCCCCAGCTTGGCTTCAAGTATCAGCTTGATAAGATATGATGCATTAGCGGTGGTCAAAGGTCATTCTTGAGACGAGCATGACAAAAAGTAAATGTTACTCAAAGCTAGAAGGAATAATTGCTACGAGGTTCAACTCAATCTAATGGGTAAGCTCCCAAGTCAACACCAAGAGGGTCCTGAAAGAGCCAAGAGGCAAATGACAAACTTAATAAGCAATCATCAAGTCTAGCAAGCATCTAGAACTTGGTACAATAGACTCCATGGTTTCTTCTAGCAATTTTTTTGAGAATGGGTAAGATTAGCACCATACtatttattgaaaataataatgatttttaaTGGAACAAAATTCTTGGTGTCTCATATGGAAGCAAAATTTTGGCCACCAAATTTATGATGGTTAAATTTAAAAGCAATGATTTTATAGTCAGGTGCCAATAACTTGCCATTCTGGACTTGGATCTACGTGAATGTGTCAGAAAGGTACAACACAAGCCCTAATTCGTTCAGTACAAACTAATCTAAGTGTGAAGGGATTTTGTCAGCACCCCCTAGGCATGGCACAAGAACCTGAAATGGAATGCAAGCAGATAAACTTTCATGGAAGCAATGGCTTCATGCAGAAGTAAAGGATCAACAGTGCAATGATACGCAAAAAATAAAATGCATATGCATATTCACATGGTGCAAGATGCCACATTTatatgaagcaaaaaaaaaaacttactctAAAAGAGTTTCTGCAGCCTCTCTGCACTCTGAAACTCGGGTATTATACCCAGAGTTCCTCATGAGAGGTTCCTTTAAGCCTGAAAATGCCAATAAAATCTTGTATGTTTCTTGTCCTTCGGATTGCTGACATTTCAGCAGCTCTGAGAAGTTGGCAATATCGTATTTTCTTGTCTACCCAATAAAAGCCACAATCAACAAACAAATAAATGCTAAAGGTTAGAACAGCAATACATGTTATAGAACGACATCCAACAGACTTGTTTCATATAATTGTGGAAGAAGAATGGTTAAGAACTAGTATGAAAAAATGTTTAGATATCagattaacaaagaagttcatgaTAGACAAGCTTAGGCTAACCAGTCCCCTTATGACTTCACCAGAGAAGATGTAAAAGAAGGTTTATCCATTTTACAACTTGACCATTTAAAGCAAATTGTCAACTTCAGGACCGTGAAACTGATGAATTTAGTCTGAGAAAAATAAGTGTATTCTTACTGGAAAACCAAGTTATGCGGCTTTGGTTGATCATAAACTAGAAAGCAAATAATAATCAAGCATGAAAAACTAGTAGCAGTCAATAATGTGAAACCAGGATGAGTAAAATATCAAATATCTGAAAAAGTTCATTTTACCCGACAATAGTCTAGCCGTACCTTGCAGTCCATCCAGGTAAGATACCCATACTTCGAAAGCAAAATAGCTGACTGATCCAGGATACCGTTTTTGAGGTGTAGATACTCATTCTCAATTAGCCtgcagatgtgcaagttaactggaCCAGATGATGCTTCTTTTATCAGAGAGCAAAAAGTCACAATTTTTAATGGCAAGAATTATTTTAAACACAAGCACACTGAAGAAATTGActacaaaaaatataaatcagcagcaTTCCAATTGGTTTCCTGTTCATCTTTCCATCATGACACTTGGACCAAGAATGCTGTAACAATTTTTAAATTGTGTTGACAAATCCATCAATAGCACTGTGATCATTGACTTGAACTTTGCCGCATGCTGTTCAGTGCCATGCGAGTGTGGCTAGCATAGCTAAAGCTTGGTACAGAGATATGCTGGCTGAGAAAGATCCCATGCCAACCTATGTGGGTTGGCACATATTATGCCTGCATATCCAGGCATGCCCCTTGCCTCAAAAGAGTTTAAAAATAGTTAAAAGAATCCATTAATATAATTTGTGTTAGGATACTTCTGATGTAACAAGATATTTGATTTTGCAAGATGTAACAAGATATTTAGTCATACATAAACACATTGCTTtgcagtaacaaaataaagatgaGGGTAGAAACGTATGCAGGAAATAGAGAAGTAAAAATGTATCAGCACAAGAATATATTGCATTAAACTAATCGTAAAGACATTTTATGGAACACTTTGGAAGAACTTACCGATCCAATTCAATATTATCTTCAGGACCTATGATTTTACAATTTGCTGTTTCCAAAGCTAATAGGTAAGCGATGCCAACCTGTTGATAAAAAGAATCTACCATGAATAATTAGATCATAGAACTTGCTACTTAGATAAAAGATATCTAAAGAAAAGTGGAATGTTAAAAGCAAAAACAGTATCTGCTTGTCATCCAAAAGCATAGATCTAATTTAACTCGAGAGGAATTGGATGAACGTTAGTCCCTCCACGATTGAAGTGCATTAGATGGATCAAGTGCATGTAGTACATCTGACAGAGATATACATCCAAGATTGACTATTCATGTTGGGACCACATTTAGATGTCATGTCTTGAATATTGCTGGTCACGCATTTTATTGTTGTAGCAAAATGAGTACCAAGATTGATCTCATTATAACAGATTTTGAAAAAACATTActcttatatataaaatattgacaTAATAGGCTATCAAATTATAAGTTAATTAATTGCCTCTCACAGATTATGAAGTATAATATTCACCTCAAAAGACAATTTAGAGCTAAATTAGTAATATGACTAAATTACCTTGATTAGCAATTCTACACATGAAAACTCTTTCCACCACATTAAATTGTATTCTACAATCTCCACAGCATCAGTGTCTCTATGTGAACTAATTCAAGTGCATGAATTGACTGTTGCACCCACATATAATTTTGTTTTATAATGTGCAACTTTAGCTAGTGTATTTATTTTAATCGATCTTGGTACTAATGACAATATTATTTAGAACTACAGGGAAGACAGCAACATATACCAGATAACTTGACTCATCACAGTTGTCATTGTCATCATTTTATAGTCACTGTACTATACGAGGACACAATCATCTAACCATAAGGATTTTGTTCTTATAAATCTCATTACAAAACTTTGGCATAAGTCATGCAACATTAAGCTTTTCCATGCAAATGATACAGCCAAGTTATAACTGGATTATTTTTTTACTTAGAAACACTCAATATGTCTAGCCGATCTGAAGATGTTAAAACTGAATCTTGCTGTCCTAAACACAATAAATACCTCAGCAACTCCTGATCAGAGTACTATCAGTTATACAacctaagattttttttctttcaacctAATATCCTTTCAGTGGTTCTTCAAATGTATAGAGTTACATCTCAGAAAAATAGAGATGGATATTCTGAATGATGATTTGGCATGTTCCCATAAAGCATCTTTGCTAAATGATTTCATAAGATGCATTAATGTATCAAAAATATGTTCGACATATAACAAACAGCactatttgctttttttttttagaagtatATGACATCGGCCCCAAACAATACACAAGGGAGAAGCATAAGATATGCAAGGAATGGTATCATAATCAGTTTAAACAAAACATACAGCCGCGGAGGAGCTAAGCCCTGAACTATGTTCCTCAGAACCGCAAATGAACCCAGTGATACCCTGCAATACCAATTTATAAAAAGGAACTTTTAGGTCATCAATTTTGACCACAAGAAAACACAACCTTTCAGTGAAATAAAACCATCAGTAGTAGTTTTGAGTTTTGACATcaatagaagaaaaaaacaaaTGTTCACACATATAGTCATTTTCAAATTGTATATTCTAGGAAAACATATGCATACCAAAGAAAATGCTAATGAATCTGCAGATACATCTGCAAGATACAATTATCGATTGATGGCATGAGAGCTATATGGAGGACATGTTTTGACAGCATAGTAAAGTTGCCTGAATTGGGACTCGGGTGTGAAGTATCAAATCACATATACAGACCATTTGCCCCTTTGCTCTCCGGTCAAGGCTGCTTACATTTGACCCTTACTAAACTTTGTCCTTCTTTAGGGCAAAACTGTATATTTAGAAATCAATACATCCTGATATATCCAAGATTTAAAGTAATTATAAACTGTAGCTAGAGCTCCCAAGCATAACTGTGGTTGTAGTTTGTGATAGAGGGAAAACAATATATTAAAACCATTCTCGGACATCTACTACACTATTTCTCAATCTTTTATGTTCCTATACAGGGCATGAATAAATCAGTAAGTTTGCACAGAGCATTCTTTTGGGGAGAAAATTAGAAATATTTGAAATGATGACACCAAGTGAATTGGAGTATGGAGCGTAATCCAAAGCAACTTGGAGGCTGGGAATTGAAATTCCTCAAAAAGATTTGCTTCGGCACATGTATTATCGAAAGTAAAGGCCCTTTCAAATGGTTAGGAGTGATAACTTGTCTACCATGTGAAAAGATTTTCTCAAATGTTGGAGTTATCTCTGAGAATAGAAAACGAAATATTACTAAAATTTTGGCTAGATATATTAAATGGGCCAATCCCTAAGAAATTATTTTAGATGTATGCCTATAGATGTTGTAGTTAAAAAGAGGTGAGACAAATTGTCTTAATGGTATGAGGAGAGGTAAGGCTAAAAACTATCAAATTAACTAAGGATATCAAAGTACTAGaaacaataaatataaatttaaatactaTCAAATTAACTAAGAATATCCTTGTTGTTATATGCCCTTATTCACAAGAAAAGCAATTATGTTGCTTCTCTTTGTAGATGAAGTGAAGCTAGCATTAGCAAGTTCCCAAGGCTCAATGATTCCTTTGGGGATAATCTTCTTGAGTAAGTACCCAAAAATGGCAACTGCTTTGAATTACTGCACCATTTTGGACATGAATGACTCGTTGCTTTGGAGAGTCTCTCTTAAGGCTAAGTTCTCAGTCTCATCATTTAGCAATCCCTAGGGCTCAATGGATCCCTTGGGGAAATTAGAAGTTTGTTTTCCAGAAATTTTGGAAGGTAAATGTACCATTTAAGGTAAGAAAATCTGTCTTTCTTGAGCCATCTTTTCTTGTGCAATAAACTATATTCTAGGGACTTTTTATAGAGAAAAGATTGGATTAACTGTAATGCATGTGAAATGTCTAATGAATAAATTGATTTAGCTTACTGGCACTAATCTTGATTGTGTCTAGGCTAGTAGGCTTCTAGCCTAATACGCAACAAGCTGACTGGTCTTCATTGAATAGTTCAAAACAAACTATTTGAATGTCAGATAACTTGCTTTATTTAGCAAATGATGTCCATGTATCACAATGTAGTTTGTGATCATctatttgaaaacaattttcttactAATCAAGCTAGATTCAAGTAGCAAATGATGGAATGATAAGAACAATATTAATCAACTTAAGCTAAATTCCTGTGGTGTCAAGTCAAGCCTAATAAATTGGTCCAATTTTCGTGTTGTTATAAAGAAATCTCTTGAATACTTATTAGCAGAACTAAATTAAGACTCTTCAACATCTACTTTGTTACTCTTGTAAGCCATATTTCCTGA harbors:
- the LOC135623522 gene encoding galacturonokinase-like isoform X2 yields the protein MFSPMQLGGTVTAMTINMGILLGFVPSLDAQVILRSGQLHGEVKFRVDEVQHPKKIPEEPDWACYPRGALYALQSKGHHLTKGITGFICGSEEHSSGLSSSAAVGIAYLLALETANCKIIGPEDNIELDRLIENEYLHLKNGILDQSAILLSKYGYLTWMDCKTRKYDIANFSELLKCQQSEGQETYKILLAFSGLKEPLMRNSGYNTRVSECREAAETLLDASGNGSLEPLLCNVDPDSFEAHKSILKPNLAKRALHYFSENKRVKEGLKAWASGNLDDFGKLISASGLSSIENYECGCKEMIDLYEILLKAPGVFGARFSGAGFRGCCLALVDADLTDKASAFVKQEYQKVQPELASKLPQDRLVLICEPGDSAHVI
- the LOC135623522 gene encoding galacturonokinase-like isoform X3; translated protein: MLRVDEVQHPKKIPEEPDWACYPRGALYALQSKGHHLTKGITGFICGSEEHSSGLSSSAAVGIAYLLALETANCKIIGPEDNIELDRLIENEYLHLKNGILDQSAILLSKYGYLTWMDCKTRKYDIANFSELLKCQQSEGQETYKILLAFSGLKEPLMRNSGYNTRVSECREAAETLLDASGNGSLEPLLCNVDPDSFEAHKSILKPNLAKRALHYFSENKRVKEGLKAWASGNLDDFGKLISASGLSSIENYECGCKEMIDLYEILLKAPGVFGARFSGAGFRGCCLALVDADLTDKASAFVKQEYQKVQPELASKLPQDRLVLICEPGDSAHVI
- the LOC135623522 gene encoding galacturonokinase-like isoform X1, which produces MVASSWPSLDELDAVRNKVADMSGADVRDVRVVVSPYRICPLGAHIDHQGGTVTAMTINMGILLGFVPSLDAQVILRSGQLHGEVKFRVDEVQHPKKIPEEPDWACYPRGALYALQSKGHHLTKGITGFICGSEEHSSGLSSSAAVGIAYLLALETANCKIIGPEDNIELDRLIENEYLHLKNGILDQSAILLSKYGYLTWMDCKTRKYDIANFSELLKCQQSEGQETYKILLAFSGLKEPLMRNSGYNTRVSECREAAETLLDASGNGSLEPLLCNVDPDSFEAHKSILKPNLAKRALHYFSENKRVKEGLKAWASGNLDDFGKLISASGLSSIENYECGCKEMIDLYEILLKAPGVFGARFSGAGFRGCCLALVDADLTDKASAFVKQEYQKVQPELASKLPQDRLVLICEPGDSAHVI